The proteins below come from a single Vitis riparia cultivar Riparia Gloire de Montpellier isolate 1030 unplaced genomic scaffold, EGFV_Vit.rip_1.0 scaffold644_pilon_pilon, whole genome shotgun sequence genomic window:
- the LOC117910186 gene encoding endochitinase PR4-like produces MVARLVATLLVGVLAGALPSAVLSQDCGCGAGVCCSRFGYCGTGKEYCGTGCQAGPCDSSSSSSGGGVSVSDIVTKDFFNGILDQASETCPGRSFYTRSAFLDAVDSYPEFGQGGSAVDSKREIAAFFAHITHETGHFCDIEEIYGASADYCDESNTKYPCVSGKRYYGRGPIQISWNYNYGPAGESIGFDGLNNPEIVANDSVVSFKTALWFWMNNVHSVVDQGFGATIKAINVIECSGGRNDAAKARVSYYQEYCNQLGVSTSDNSYNKVHIF; encoded by the exons ATGGTTGCCAGGCTGGTAGCAACCCTTCTTGTTGGGGTCCTCGCCGGAGCCCTCCCGTCAGCGGTGCTGTCTCAGGACTGCGGTTGCGGGGCGGGTGTGTGTTGCAGTAGATTTGGGTACTGTGGGACGGGCAAGGAGTACTGTGGCACCGGGTGCCAGGCGGGGCCTTGCGATTCGTCTTCGTCCTCATCTGGTGGGGGTGTTTCTGTGTCTGATATTGTGACCAAGGATTTCTTCAATGGAATTCTTGATCAAGCTAGTGAGACATGCCCCGGGAGGAGCTTCTACACGCGCAGCGCCTTCCTAGATGCCGTAGATTCGTACCCGGAGTTCGGCCAGGGCGGTTCTGCGGTCGACTCTAAGCGGGAGATCGCTGCTTTCTTCGCTCACATCACCCACGAGACTGGAC aCTTTTGTGATATTGAGGAGATATATGGTGCTTCTGCGGACTATTGTGATGAGAGCAACACAAAGTACCCTTGTGTGTCTGGGAAACGTTACTATGGGCGTGGACCAATTCAAATATCATGGAACTACAACTATGGGCCAGCTGGAGAAAGCATAGGATTTGATGGTTTGAACAATCCTGAAATCGTGGCTAATGACTCAGTTGTTTCATTTAAAACAGCCTTATGGTTTTGGATGAATAATGTGCACTCTGTTGTAGACCAAGGGTTTGGAGCGACGATCAAGGCCATCAATGTTATTGAATGTTCTGGAGGAAGAAATGATGCAGCCAAAGCACGGGTGAGCTACTATCAAGAGTATTGTAACCAGCTTGGTGTTTCAACTAGTGACAATAGCTACAACAAAGTTCACATTTTTTAG
- the LOC117910192 gene encoding chitinase 5-like, whose translation MAAKLLTILLVGALCGAAVAQNCGCASDQCCSKFGYCGTGNDYCGNTCQSGPCYSSGGNGSSGGGSSVADIVTQAFFDGIINQAASSCAGKNFYTRAAFLNASNSYSQFGNDGSANGTKREIAAFFAHVTHETGHFCYIEEIDGASHDYCDSNNTQYPCAAGQKYFGRGPLQLTWNYNYGAAGNSIGFDGLGNPGIVATDVLISFKTALWFWMNNVHSVLDQGFGATIRAINGAVECNGGNTPAVNARVGYYKDYCSQLGVSPGDNLTC comes from the exons ATGGCAGCCAAGCTACTAACAATCCTTCTTGTTGGGGCCCTTTGCGGAGCTGCAGTGGCTCAGAACTGTGGGTGTGCCTCAGACCAATGTTGCAGTAAGTTCGGGTACTGTGGCACCGGCAATGACTACTGTGGTAACACTTGCCAATCGGGTCCTTGTTATTCAAGTGGCGGCAATGGTTCTTCCGGTGGGGGCAGCTCGGTTGCTGATATTGTGACACAGGCATTTTTCGATGGGATAATTAATCAAGCTGCTTCGAGTTGTGCTGGGAAGAATTTCTACACCCGTGCAGCGTTTCTTAATGCCTCGAATTCGTATTCTCAGTTCGGCAACGATGGTTCTGCCAATGGTACTAAGCGCGAGATTGCAGCTTTCTTTGCCCATGTCACACACGAGACTGGAC ACTTTTGTTATATTGAAGAAATCGATGGTGCCTCTCATGACTATTGTGATTCAAACAATACCCAATATCCATGTGCGGCCGGGCAGAAGTACTTTGGCCGTGGACCACTCCAACTAACATGGAACTACAACTATGGTGCTGCTGGAAACAGCATTGGATTTGATGGTTTGGGCAACCCTGGAATTGTTGCAACTGACGTGCTTATTTCATTCAAGACTGCATTGTGGTTTTGGATGAACAATGTTCACTCTGTCTTAGACCAAGGTTTTGGAGCCACGATTCGAGCCATCAATGGTGCTGTCGAATGTAATGGTGGAAACACGCCTGCTGTTAATGCACGCGTCGGGTATTACAAGGACTACTGTAGTCAGCTCGGGGTTTCACCTGGTGACAACCTCACTTGCTAA